tctataaatattcttttttattggttttcatgatagtaatattcatatttccattctaaatttaaattttgagttataataattttaatattcaattgttggagaaatacttttagaaataaaattctaaattcgaagaataattatttaattatttgcaataatatcttgtgataaaaagctcactttagaaatttattatgcgtgtggatttgagcaggcacagaattaatgatttttcgcgcttccctaacaacaccttttgtgacatcgagagacgttttaatacttatttggaatctgacagaacaaaagacccatgaacgaaagaaaaatatgttttcatattattgagaagaccaTAAACGAttactcagccgtcataaactataactcagccaaccctcaaattagaatgactaaataaccgaccaaaccgaaccgaaccggaaactattttttccattatttttggttaattacagttatattcggcttgctatcggttatattaagttaatcgatctaatttggataacatttggattatttatggttatatattcatctaaccgacccataaccgaaaataaccgaaaagtaatttcaaaaattttaaattttcaaatggttatcatattagtatatccaaattaccaccttaaaccaaacacaatataaccaaaaccaaactgttatatgaaaacccataatgttggaaatatgaaccctaaacctcaaaccctaaccctaaccctaacccctaaatgtcatgttttgaatgttttacacattttgatcatactgtgtaaaaatcaatctttgcctataattattactttttattgcttataatgattgtaatattcatttttttattttatattttaattttgagttataataattctaatttacaaatatttcataagtgagccgtttatgtcgataactcagccatatcagttaattgtttgagaaataatttatttaaaaaaaaaatcaaattcaaatgttgaattccttttaaataaaaaatcgctaaaatctcatttattacgcgtgtggttcttaacaataaacataattattgtttgcgtctccccaacaacactttttgtattctcaagaaggtatataataaattaatatatttgttgcataactcagccataactttaccataactcagccaaccctcaaattagaatgattaaataaccgaccaaaccgaaccgaaccggaaactatcttttccattattttcggttaattacggttatattcggcttgctatcagttatattaagttaatcgacctaatttggataacatttggattatttatggttatatattcatctaaccgatccataaccggaaataaccgaaaagtaatttcaaaaatttttaattttcaaatggttatcatattagtatatccaaattaccaacttaaaccaaacacaatataaccaaaaccaaactgttatattgaaattcataatgttggaaatatgaactctaaacctcaaaccctaaccctaacccctaaatgtcatgttttgaatgttttacacattttgatcatactgtgtaaaaatcaatctttgcctataattattactttttattgcttataatgattgtaatattcatttttttattttatattttaattttgagttataataattctaatttacaaatatttcataagtgagccgtttatgtcgataactcagccatatcagttaattgtttgagaaataatttatttaaaaaaaaaatcaaattcaaatgttgaattccttttaaataaaaaatcgctaaaatctcatttattacgcgtgtggttcttaacaataaacataattattgtttgcgtctccccaacaacactttttgtattctcaagaaggtatataataaattaatatatttgttgcataactcagccataactttaccataactcagccaaccctcaaattagaatgattaaataaccgaccaaaccgaaccgaaccggaaactatcttttccattattttcggttaattacggttatattcggcttgctatcagttatattaagttaatcgacctaatttggataacatttggattatttatggttatatattcatctaaccgatccataaccggaaataaccgaaaagtaatttcaaaaatttttaattttcaaatggttatcatattagtatatccaaattaccaacttaaaccaaacacaatataaccaaaaccaaactgttatattgaaattcataatgttggaaatatgaactcTAAACCTCAAACcataaccctaacccctaaatgtcatgttttgaatgttttatacattttgatcagactgcgtaaaaatcaatatttgtctataattattactttttattgcttatagtgattgtaatattcattttttcattttatattttaattttgagttataataattctaatttacaaatatttcataagtgagccgtttatgtcgataactcagccatatcagttaattgtttgagaaataatttatttaaaaaaaaaatcaaattcaaatgttgaattccttttaaataaaaaatcgctaaaatctcatttattacgcgtgtggttcttaacaataaacataattattgtttgcgtctccccaacaacactttttgtattctcaagaaggtatataataaattaatatatttgttgcataactcagccataactttaccataactcagccaaccctcaaattagaatgattaaataaccgaccaaaccgaaccgaaccggaaactatcttttccattattttcggttaattacggttatattcggcttgctatcagttatattaagttaatcgacctaatttggataacatttggattatttatggttatatattcatctaaccgatccataaccggaaataaccgaaaagtaatttcaaaaatttttaattttcaaatggttatcatattagtatatccaaattaccaacttaaaccaaacacaatataaccaaaaccaaactgttatattgaaattcataatgttggaaatatgaactcTAAACCTCAAACcataaccctaacccctaaatgtcatgttttgaatgttttatacattttgatcagactgcgtaaaaatcaatatttgtctataattattactttttattgcttatagtgattgtaatattcattttttcattttatattttaattttgagttataataattctaatttacaaatatttcataggtcagccgtttatgtcgataactcaggTATATCCGTCAACTGTctgagaaatacttttatttcttttattcgcAATTCcaattccaaatttttaattaatttgaataatatattatgaaaaaggtaattttatgtatttattatgtatttaattaaGTCAAATGATTTTTCGCGATTCCCCAATTGAATTTTATATAAGTcggttctctctcttctctctcataaATTTTCCAGAGGGAGACCGACTGTCTTATGTTGCCGTCCGGATCTTTTCCGGTTATCAAATCCCGTTTAGCGGGCTCTCGTCCAACATGCACCAGATCCTTTGCGGTGTTTGGTTGGCTTTTATCCGGTATCGATATGACTTTCATAGTCACGATGATCGGCGTGGCCGTCAGCGCTTCTTTGCTGCTTTGCTCTCGGTTGTTCATGACCGAATAAAGTTTATGTCGTGGTGGTCAATGATGTGCCCAAGCCACCGACTCTCGGAATCAACCTTGATCCCTAGCTCTTAGGCGTCTTCAAATCCTTCAGATTTAGCTTCTCTTCCCTAGGCCTTCAACCGATTGATCCCAATCTCTCATCTCTGAGATGGGTGATGATGCGGTTAGGCAGCTCCTTCAGCTTCCTCCAACAAGAATTCACAATCAGATTTGGGTCAAGATCTGAAAGGTCTACTTCTGCATGTCCGGTCCTCCGTCGAGTGAATTCTCGACTTTACCGGTGTCAACATGTATTTGATGGTTCCAAAGCTTCATCTTTGAAGCCCCATCAAGCTGGGTTTGCAAGTAGATGTTTTAATTGCTTAAGTCTTTTTAATTAACAAGAGAGGACGAGTAGTTCAGAGTTTCCAGTGATTGTGGCGATTTCCGTCATTATCAACAAAATTCAGTTCTCGGAAAAGAAGTGATTGTGCTCTCAGATGCTTCTCAAAGGAAATAACTAGGGATCATTTTTAGGTTTCGTTTGGTTGATTGTGGTTTTGTGCCTTTAATTGGcttatgttgttgttattttggtTTGTGCTTTAGCTCCGGGGAATACTCGTTTCCGCCGGCTAAATATCCGGGGACTTCTATGTGTCCTCCGGTCTTgtatcatatttttgtttctcttccttCATTTGAAGGTTTGATTAATAAACAGTGACAAAAAAGagacataaacaagaaaacttCAACAGtcgattctgaaaaaaaaaaactgctttgtaaaatcgaaaataatgtttattttaatttgctgatatatatttttttattattttttcggtACCCCTAGAGCACTAAACATTTTTAgtaattctttctttctatctcCACACCATTTGACAATAAGATAGTCTGTTCTACgatatatatatcagattgCATTTCTGACAACTACGATGTGGTACTTAGTTACTATTTCATGTTTTTGACACACGCTATTATAAGAAGGGTGAACACAagttaaactaatttaatttatctcACGATATTTAAACCTTCACATTCTGTTTTCGTCTTTGTCATCACTCATCACCAACCAATGTTCCATGGTCAAGCTTTCGACGTTTTGAAAATTTGATCTCAAGCAATTTGTAAACAAAGATTATGAACATCTCTACAAATGGCTTGAGATCTTATGCATATTAATTGGGTTCTTAATATGCGAACGAgcttctttctttaaataaatctCATCTTATCAAGCCATTTGTTTACGATGTCcataatcttatatattaagCAGCCTAAGGATATTTGAAGAGATTTTTGGAACTTTAGGAACAAGGAACTGAATGATAATGTAGTTTTACAATGTGTTTGAGCAAATGATTCTGTTGTCATATGCATAGTTATAGAACTGCCTAGATCCGAGGCAGGTTCAGGCTAAAGATGGTGATGAATGtcattgaagatgatgatctcaTATCACCCTTGCCTGCGAACAGCTCTTGACGCCATAGCTCGCAGGTTAGCTCTTGCTAGCGACAGGTTAGAaaccgatgaagaagaagtttcaggCGCCGTTACGCCAAACGCAGACGCGAACTCCTGCCGCTGCAACCGCAAGGCTAATGCGGCATCCCTATCTTGGTCCAACCTCATACTTGCgtttctcctccttctctcgCTCCTCTCGCTTCTCTCTTCAGATACAAGCAATCTCGAAAGATCCTCCCTCTGAAACCTCTCTTGAAACGACGcagtttctctgtttctgcttCTTAGCCTTTGATTAGGATCTTTAGGACTCGGCGTCTCCTTGCCTCTCGAGTTAGCAGCAGAAGCAGCTCTTTGTGCTTCGACTTCTTTAGGGAACAGAAGCTGGATCGTGTTCCAAAGAACCGTATTAATCGTACAATATCTTCCATTTCTGCATAGATAAAACAACATAACATTGTAAGATAGAATTTTGAGGCTTTAAATCCGAACTCATATAAAATTTGATTCTATTTACCCTATTAGTTGCCTGCATTTAGGACATTTCTTTCCACACTTATCCGCTGCAGATCGCAAACACTTTTTGCAGAAGCTACAAATGAAACCCAAAACTGAAACTATTCAGTACCAAATTCACCATACAAAAGATAATAACTCTGTTAGTGTAGTTAACCTACCTGTGTCCACAAGTTGTAGTACTGGGTTCAAAGCANGAGCAAATGATTCTGTTGTCATATGCATAGTTATAGAACTGCCTAGATCCGAGGCAGGTTCAGGCTAAAGATGGTGATGAATGtcattgaagatgatgatctcaTATCACCCTTGCCTGCGAACAGCTCTTGACGCCATAGCTCGCAGGTTAGCTCTTGCTAGCGACAGGTTAGAaaccgatgaagaagaagtttcaggCGCCGTTACGCCAAACGCAGACGCGAACTCCTGCCGCTGCAACCGCAAGGCTAATGCGGCATCCCTATCTTGGTCCAACCTCATACTTGCgtttctcctccttctctcgCTCCTCTCGCTTCTCTCTTCAGATACAAGCAATCTCGAAAGATCCTCCCTCTGAAACCTCTCTTGAAACGACGcagtttctctgtttctgcttCTTAGCCTTTGATTAGGATCTTTAGGACTCGGCGTCTCCTTGCCTCTCGAGTTAGCAGCAGAAGCAGCTCTTTGTGCTTCGACTTCTTTAGGGAACAGAAGCTGGATCGTGTTCCAAAGAACCGTATTAATCGTACAATATCTTCCATTTCTGCATAGATAAAACAACATAACATTGTAAGATAGAATTTTGAGGCTTTAAATCCGAACTCATATAAAATTTGATTCTATTTACCCTATTAGTTGCCTGCATTTAGGACATTTCTTTCCACACTTATCCGCTGCAGATCGCAAACACTTTTTGCAGAAGCTACAAATGAAACCCAAAACTGAAACTATTCAGTACCAAATTCACCATACAAAAGATAATAACTCTGTTAGTGTAGTTAACCTACCTGTGTCCACAAGTTGTAGTACTGGGTTCAAAGCAAATCTCAAGACAAATCTGTAGAATCACGAACCAAAATCAATGAATTGCGAAAAAAAAGCACTAAAACAGAACAGTCTCAGGAGCCTCAAAATTCAGATTCATACCGCGCAAGACAATTCATCTCGAAGCTTATCTATGCAAGGAAGCAGAAGAGAAGTTGAGTTCTGCTCCGACGGAATCTTGTCATCTTTaactatcttcttctcttcttgtttatctgcttctatctctttcttcttcttcttcttcttcttctctgcagaTCTTTCTTCTACCAACCACAGAACAGATTCAATTAAACTTTATCTCTGTCACTAATTTCATGAATCCCTAATCTttccaaaataaacataattttcaaaGTACCTTCATGTCTGATTACTTTATCAAGATCAATCACAGGTAACGGAACAAGATTTTGCTTAACTCGCTGCTTCCTGGGATTCACAAAATCAAACGAATTTCAAAAAAACCATTTCTCagatttctcaatttctcaaaattCGAAAAACccatttctcaatttctcaaaatCTGAAGAGccctaattaaaaaatatatatatatatatagttttggtttACCTTCTTGAAGAACCTGAAGGAGGAGTTGATTTAAACAACAAATTGGAACGTCTCCTTCGCTTAGAAGAACTTCTTTCAGGCGTATCGTCGACCACAAAGCTAGCGATCAAATCCTCTTCGTCCCAACCCGCCATAGCCGCCGCCGATTTGAATCTCGGACTGATGTAAATCTCTGCGTTCTCACCGTTCTTCTCCCTCGCGATAGGTGGCTCCTTCGATCCATCTCCGGATCGGTTAGTAGTAACTCTCGTTGGTGTTTCGTTCACCATTCTCTCGATCTAGGATTTGAGATTTCCCAAGAACGCTCCcgagaagaggagaaaacaaaaaaaagatcggGAAAGATAATATTTTCCCAACGGTCagattatctttttaaaaatcttgaattcctCGCAACCTTAAATCTTAACTGGGCCTTTGGTGGGCCTGTTGACCTTTTCTTGAAATTatcattttaatcatttttttttttgtaagatatCAATTTGATCATTTACTGTCAAGATATGATTTTCCTTATTTACTTTTACTTCACTGCTCTGACCAAAATTACAGGAAGGAAATTAAGATTCCACTGtagaaattcaaaaaaaaaaaaaaaagaggttaaatTTTGGCTAATGGGCTTTATGAAACTGTTTTTTAATCTTTCGAGCTATTCTATGATTGGACCGACGAACCTATTTTAAAACTAACTTCGTCGTCCTCATTTTTCTCCCAaataaaacgctgcgttttagtGTTCTTGAACATCTCAAAGACCTGATCTCTAAGCCCCGTATCATTCACTTCACAGAATCTCTCAGACCAATCGGGTGGTTCGACGGGTCGGGTTCCTAAACCGGGAGCTCGATCTCTCGACCCGACGTTCTCTTCGTTTTGCCAATCCGCCACGTAAGTCGCGACTCTCCGGTAAAACTTCTCCTTGAAAACCTCCCAGACCTGATACTTGTAATGCTTAATTACCATTATATCCTTATCCACGTCGGTAAAGTTGAACTCATCCCTGAGATGAAAATGGTGAACGACGTTGATCAGCGTCGCGTTCATCGCTTCCGGTCGGATTATGCTTTTGTGTCTCTCCGGTAAAACAACACGGCAAGTGTAACCCGCCGTGACTCCTTCCCTAGGCCTAGATCTCAAACCCGACGGTCCGAAACTGTGGCACGGCGTTCGAATTTCGCCGATCGAGTCGGAGGTTGTGTAATTTCTGATGACTGAAGGTAAGGATTCACCAGAAGGGATGTAGTAGAACTCGTCGACGTCGATAAACGCGACCCAATCGCAATCGCTCTTTGCACGGATCGCGCAATTGGAGAATCCGGCTTCTTGAGTTTTGGTCCACGGCCAGAAATGTCTAGAGATGTTGTAACCGCGGCTCACGAGATTCTCGATCTCGGCGATAATGTCGTCGTCGCTGTTGTTATCGTAGATAAACCACCGTTGAACGCCGATTCCGGCGTGGTACATCACCCACTCTCTCAAAACCGCGGCTGCGTTTCGCGTCATGGTGCAAACGCACATCTGAAACGGTTTCTTCCGCGGAGGTTTAATGATCCGACCCGGTTGAGCGATCGAAGGAAGCATACCAGTTCCTCCTTTGATTCTAATCGAGACTTTAACAGGCCCATGGGCCGTTTTCGGGGGGTCCAAAACAGCCAACGGTGTTCTACAACGTACAATCTCCTGAGCCGCGGAGATAACATCTGATCTTATTAACCGATTATGCTTCGTGAAATCCCAGCCGTACACGCACTCATATCTCGACACGTCAGCAACTTTTCCTGGCCGTAGATTAAGCCCCTTGACAAAAACCACCGTAGAGTTATCGTAGTCGATCACGGCGTCGTAAACAAGCCAATCCCACCGGTGAGTTGGTCCAGCGGGTAGATGCTCATCCGACGTCCATCTCGAAACAGTAAGCGATACGCCATAGCCACGTGGCGTCTCGGGACACCGTACGATCTGACCTCCGAATTTGTCTCTATCGACAGCCGTCGGATACGTTTTCCGTTGCTTCGACAAATCGGAGAAAACGCAGACGAGATCGTCTTTCGTAAATAACCGACGAGAATGAGGGTATTTTAGGAAAACCAGTGTTTGCTCAGGTAACTTCACCGCTTCACGAATCGTAAccggcggagaagaagaagacgatgttACAGAGTCGCCGAGAACTGCCCTCGTCGTTACAGCCGTTGAGAAACTTATCGTCGAACGAACCACCGGACGAAACCTCCCTGTTAGTATTAAATATCAGTTTCTGATcatttgaaaggaaaaaaaaagaaaccgtaCGGGTTCATTAATTTACCTTTAAAGATGAACATGGTGGAGAAGAGAACGAAGGAGATGACAAACAGAATCACGAACCAGAAGAACATCCGCCACGAAACAACGACGTCTCCACCGCAACCACCACCTAGTTTCCTACGAACTTTCATCTCTTACGCCGCCGATAATCGCCGGCGCTTGCCGTTGATTTTAGCTTTCTCCCGTAACAAAAAAGTGAAGGTTTTTCGCCTCTGTTTCTTCACCGGTCAAAGTTTCTGATGTTGTTTTGATGATTTAGAGTTATGAATTGCgcaattctttaattttgttgttatctcagttaagaaagaagaattagaaaaataatgtaaaaaataagGAATTTTACTttcctttaatttatttattcctGACCTATGAAGAAGaatatgagaaagaaaaagaagaagaaaaaaaagtcacgaacttggagaaggagaaaaaaagacgGCTCACTGAAACAAAACCATTGGTCTCCTCTGATCATgaatttatttgcttttttaaGAACACGAATTTACTCTCCCTgacggtttttttttatttttttttttaacttttacttCACTTAAATTTATCGtaatgcaatgcaatgcaaaaaaaaaaaaaaaaaaaagattcggaTACGTTGCGTGTTATTTTTCCATGTCGTAATTTCTTTTACAGCTTTTATGAATTTAGAAGccactttaaattatttttgttttttgattttgccGTTTGAGGCGTGATTTTGCTTTGGATGCCTTTGACTAAAGTTGAAAACAGTACTTATATTGCCGCAGAAGTGGGTCCTAAATCAGCACTTAGTTTATCCATTTACGGCGTCGTTTTCAATATTTCgttataaattgatataaactAAACCCAACGGGCCTTTCAATTAGGCCCAATAAAGTACGTTTAGAGTTAGGATCATCTTCTCCGGCAATATCGCCGGGAAAAGAAATGTTGGCGATAACGAGAGTGATAAGCCGACGACTTCACAGCACAAGCGATGTTACTGTTTCTCCAAAACTCTCAGGATTCTCTATTGTATCTCCCAAACACGTAAGCTTAGCTGTTTCTTCTTATGGTTTCCATGGCGATCAGAAAATTTTTGGAATTTgaattc
The sequence above is drawn from the Camelina sativa cultivar DH55 chromosome 4, Cs, whole genome shotgun sequence genome and encodes:
- the LOC104783608 gene encoding E3 ubiquitin-protein ligase rnf168-like, which codes for MRSSSSMTFITIFSLNLIICSCFEPSTTTCGHSFCKKCLRSAADKCGKKCPKCRQLIGNGRYCTINTVLWNTIQLLFPKEVEAQRAASAANSRGKETPSPKDPNQRLRSRNRETASFQERFQREDLSRLLVSEERSERSERRRRNASMRLDQDRDAALALRLQRQEFASAFGVTAPETSSSSVSNLSLARANLRAMASRAVRRQG
- the LOC104779964 gene encoding glycosyltransferase family 92 protein RCOM_0530710-like, which gives rise to MKVRRKLGGGCGGDVVVSWRMFFWFVILFVISFVLFSTMFIFKGRFRPVVRSTISFSTAVTTRAVLGDSVTSSSSSPPVTIREAVKLPEQTLVFLKYPHSRRLFTKDDLVCVFSDLSKQRKTYPTAVDRDKFGGQIVRCPETPRGYGVSLTVSRWTSDEHLPAGPTHRWDWLVYDAVIDYDNSTVVFVKGLNLRPGKVADVSRYECVYGWDFTKHNRLIRSDVISAAQEIVRCRTPLAVLDPPKTAHGPVKVSIRIKGGTGMLPSIAQPGRIIKPPRKKPFQMCVCTMTRNAAAVLREWVMYHAGIGVQRWFIYDNNSDDDIIAEIENLVSRGYNISRHFWPWTKTQEAGFSNCAIRAKSDCDWVAFIDVDEFYYIPSGESLPSVIRNYTTSDSIGEIRTPCHSFGPSGLRSRPREGVTAGYTCRVVLPERHKSIIRPEAMNATLINVVHHFHLRDEFNFTDVDKDIMVIKHYKYQVWEVFKEKFYRRVATYVADWQNEENVGSRDRAPGLGTRPVEPPDWSERFCEVNDTGLRDQVFEMFKNTKTQRFIWEKNEDDEIERMVNETPTRVTTNRSGDGSKEPPIAREKNGENAEIYISPRFKSAAAMAGWDEEDLIASFVVDDTPERSSSKRRRRSNLLFKSTPPSGSSRRKQRVKQNLVPLPVIDLDKVIRHEEERSAEKKKKKKKKEIEADKQEEKKIVKDDKIPSEQNSTSLLLPCIDKLRDELSCAICLEICFEPSTTTCGHSFCKKCLRSAADKCGKKCPKCRQLIGNGRYCTINTVLWNTIQLLFPKEVEAQRAASAANSRGKETPSPKDPNQRLRSRNRETASFQERFQREDLSRLLVSEERSERSERRRRNASMRLDQDRDAALALRLQRQEFASAFGVTAPETSSSSVSNLSLARANLRAMASRAVRRQG